In one window of Burkholderia sp. NRF60-BP8 DNA:
- a CDS encoding ABC transporter substrate-binding protein: MRIVAAGVLLGACLPGVAAAQVCKVPTLRVLAQKSLGLSVMEKSLADYEKKSGTKVEISYFGENDRRAKSRLDASTGAGSYQIYYVDEANVAEFASANWIVPLLKYYPKEYDYDDFLPGRCAVASYNGVAYFAPLIGGGDFLFYRRDLLDAAHIPVPKTLDQLVAAIKKLNAPPKLYGWVARGQRGSGMNVWRWSPFMLGMGGAWTDKGGQPAFNSPAAVKATQLYGDLFKYAPPGAATYDWSNALEAFRSGKVAFMIESTPFADWMEDASKSSVAGKVGYTRPPAPLPSAAYGHGFAISAVGAKDDCTRMAAGRFIAWATSKEQEQARLRNGVFSDYNRSSTIASPYFKQHVAPQIQAGLNDTNPVTQVTIWRTPQWPDIGDNLGIALEQVFTGTQTDIRGTLDDADQYAKDALEHVARK; encoded by the coding sequence ATGCGAATCGTCGCAGCCGGCGTGCTGCTCGGCGCCTGTCTGCCGGGCGTCGCGGCCGCGCAGGTCTGCAAGGTGCCGACCCTTCGGGTGCTCGCGCAGAAGAGCCTCGGCCTGTCGGTGATGGAGAAATCGCTGGCCGACTACGAGAAGAAGAGCGGCACGAAGGTCGAGATCAGCTATTTCGGCGAGAACGACCGCCGCGCGAAATCGCGGCTCGACGCGTCGACCGGCGCGGGCTCCTACCAGATCTACTACGTCGACGAGGCGAACGTCGCCGAATTCGCGTCGGCCAACTGGATCGTGCCGCTCCTCAAGTACTACCCGAAGGAATACGACTACGACGACTTCCTGCCCGGCCGCTGCGCGGTCGCGAGCTACAACGGCGTCGCGTACTTCGCGCCGCTGATCGGCGGCGGCGACTTCCTGTTCTACCGCCGCGACCTGCTCGACGCCGCGCACATCCCCGTGCCGAAGACGCTCGACCAGCTCGTCGCCGCGATCAAGAAGCTCAACGCGCCGCCGAAGCTGTACGGCTGGGTCGCGCGCGGCCAGCGCGGCTCGGGGATGAACGTGTGGCGCTGGTCGCCGTTCATGCTCGGCATGGGCGGCGCGTGGACCGACAAGGGCGGCCAGCCCGCGTTCAATTCGCCGGCCGCCGTGAAGGCCACGCAGCTCTACGGCGACCTGTTCAAGTACGCGCCGCCGGGCGCCGCCACCTACGACTGGAGCAACGCGCTCGAAGCGTTCCGCTCCGGCAAGGTCGCGTTCATGATCGAGTCGACGCCGTTCGCGGACTGGATGGAAGACGCGAGCAAGTCGAGCGTGGCCGGCAAGGTCGGCTACACGCGGCCGCCCGCGCCGCTGCCGTCGGCCGCGTACGGCCACGGCTTCGCGATCTCGGCCGTCGGCGCGAAGGACGACTGCACGCGCATGGCCGCCGGCCGCTTCATCGCATGGGCGACCAGCAAGGAACAGGAGCAGGCACGGCTGCGCAACGGCGTGTTCAGCGACTACAACCGCTCGAGCACGATCGCCAGCCCGTACTTCAAGCAACACGTCGCGCCGCAGATCCAGGCCGGGCTGAACGACACCAACCCCGTCACGCAGGTGACGATCTGGCGTACGCCGCAGTGGCCGGATATCGGCGACAACCTCGGCATCGCGCTCGAACAGGTGTTCACCGGCACGCAGACGGACATCCGCGGCACGCTCGACGACGCGGACCAGTACGCGAAGGACGCGCTCGAACATGTCGCTCGCAAATGA
- a CDS encoding ATP-binding protein: protein MRLDGLSRQIALTMGAIAFGITVLIVVTAYAFYYLLYQYSPESFQPQSWLPSGPEWVWIISTTLVGLLIAVIVAINLSRRILVPLNSVTDSIRRVARGDLGARAVAGDRSLKEAALLADNFNALASELQRVTDEQTFWNAAIAHELRTPVTVLRGRLQGLAEGVFTPSEALYRSLLAQVEGLTRLIEDLRVVSLADSGHLSIEIRDTDLAAEVRAVVDVFAHALQAAGQHPELDLDPRRMRCDPVRMRQALLALLENARRHAVPGAIRIQTRIENGMCRLRVEDDGPGIPAEFAPHVFQAFRRVDESQPGGTGLGLAVVAAIAHAHRGEALCVPTGAGGTRFDVQWPDDLVPAADGERFPT, encoded by the coding sequence GTGAGACTCGATGGCCTGAGCCGCCAGATCGCGCTGACGATGGGCGCGATCGCCTTCGGCATCACGGTGCTGATCGTCGTGACGGCCTATGCGTTCTACTACCTGCTGTACCAGTACTCGCCGGAGTCGTTCCAGCCGCAGAGCTGGCTCCCGAGCGGGCCGGAGTGGGTGTGGATCATCTCGACCACGCTGGTCGGCCTGCTGATTGCCGTCATCGTCGCGATCAATCTGTCGCGCCGCATCCTCGTGCCGCTGAATTCGGTGACGGACAGCATCCGCCGCGTCGCGCGCGGCGATCTCGGCGCACGCGCGGTCGCCGGCGACCGTTCGTTGAAGGAAGCGGCGCTGCTCGCCGACAACTTCAACGCGCTCGCGAGCGAACTGCAGCGCGTGACCGACGAGCAAACCTTCTGGAACGCGGCGATCGCGCACGAGCTGCGCACGCCCGTGACCGTGCTGCGCGGCCGGCTGCAGGGGCTTGCCGAAGGCGTGTTCACGCCGAGCGAGGCGCTGTACCGCAGCCTGCTCGCGCAGGTCGAAGGGCTGACGCGGCTGATCGAGGATCTGCGCGTGGTCAGCCTCGCCGACAGCGGCCACCTGAGCATCGAGATCCGCGACACCGATCTCGCCGCCGAAGTGCGCGCCGTGGTCGACGTGTTCGCGCACGCGCTGCAGGCCGCCGGCCAGCATCCGGAACTCGATCTCGACCCGCGTCGCATGCGCTGCGACCCGGTCCGCATGCGCCAGGCGTTGCTCGCGCTGCTGGAGAACGCACGCCGCCATGCGGTGCCCGGCGCGATCCGGATCCAGACGCGCATCGAGAACGGCATGTGCCGGCTGCGCGTCGAGGACGACGGCCCGGGCATTCCCGCCGAGTTCGCGCCGCACGTGTTCCAGGCGTTCCGGCGCGTCGACGAGTCGCAACCCGGCGGCACCGGCCTCGGGCTCGCCGTCGTCGCGGCGATCGCGCATGCGCATCGCGGCGAAGCGCTGTGCGTGCCGACCGGCGCGGGCGGCACGCGGTTCGACGTGCAGTGGCCCGACGATCTCGTGCCGGCGGCCGACGGCGAGCGCTTCCCGACCTGA
- a CDS encoding response regulator codes for MPEFSSSPGAGQRAQALVLIAEDEPEIAEILTAYFARNGLRTVHAADGRRALELHLSLKPDLVLLDVQMPHVDGWKVLAEIRHRGDTPVIMLTALDQDIDKLTGLRIGADDYVVKPFNPAEVVARAQAVLRRSMGGSRQEEQRVLRAAPFEIDLEHHEATVEVDGARHTLVLTLTEFKLLAQLARAPRRVFSRAELMATCLPEGDALERTVDSHVSKLRKKLDDLGVAGVPASVRGVGYKLWSGE; via the coding sequence ATGCCCGAATTTTCTTCATCTCCCGGCGCCGGCCAGCGCGCACAGGCGCTCGTCCTCATCGCCGAGGACGAACCCGAGATCGCCGAGATCCTGACCGCCTATTTCGCGCGCAACGGCCTGCGTACCGTGCACGCCGCCGACGGCCGCCGCGCGCTCGAACTCCACCTGTCGCTGAAGCCCGACCTCGTGCTGCTCGACGTGCAGATGCCGCACGTCGACGGCTGGAAGGTGCTCGCCGAGATCCGCCATCGCGGCGATACGCCGGTCATCATGCTGACCGCGCTCGACCAGGACATCGACAAGCTGACCGGGCTGCGCATCGGCGCCGACGACTACGTGGTCAAGCCGTTCAACCCGGCCGAAGTCGTCGCGCGCGCCCAGGCGGTGCTGCGCCGGTCGATGGGCGGCTCGCGCCAGGAAGAGCAGCGCGTGCTGCGCGCCGCGCCGTTCGAGATCGATCTCGAGCACCACGAAGCGACGGTCGAAGTCGACGGCGCGCGCCACACGCTCGTGCTGACGCTCACCGAATTCAAGCTGCTCGCGCAGCTCGCGCGCGCGCCGCGCCGCGTGTTCAGCCGCGCCGAGCTGATGGCGACCTGCCTGCCGGAAGGCGACGCGCTGGAGCGCACGGTCGACAGCCACGTCAGCAAGCTGCGCAAGAAACTCGACGATCTCGGCGTCGCGGGCGTGCCGGCCAGCGTGCGCGGCGTCGGCTACAAACTGTGGAGCGGCGAGTGA
- a CDS encoding flavin monoamine oxidase family protein has protein sequence MSRKSSISGSADLQRRQWLKVAGASVAAGGLALGAARAKADSAPVAGQDGDVVDVAIVGAGLAGLTAARDLRYAGCESFVVLEARDRVGGRTLNYDVGGGFVTEVGGQWIGPGQTAIADLARELEVGTFPSYYAGKTVILGGDGRAEIDLAGTFGTDEAVAAKLGKLSRDVPSGAPWTSPKVGELDRLSVGDWLATQGIKAEDRMGWNASISLSGGVAPAKMGLLHFLSMINSADCDYAQLDSIKHSAQETRFVGGSQRLSIRMAQQLGDKVRLSSPVRRIVGWDRDVVTLQTDRGTVRAKKVVMALHPALCHQVQFDPPLPERRHALQRAWPAHSPARKTAMVYRRPFWRDKGLNGHIFQTDGPIFWAYDNSPPGGEIGVINAFVRNALMPSDPQAAQQMHVDLYAQAWGDEARAPVSYHDRDWGLADPWTITCVSAIPPGFWSAHGDALRAPCGNLIWSGTETANIWAGYMDGAVRAGHQSALQALNALRRA, from the coding sequence ATGTCCAGGAAGTCATCCATCAGCGGGTCGGCCGACCTGCAGCGCAGGCAGTGGCTCAAGGTCGCGGGTGCGTCGGTCGCGGCGGGCGGTCTTGCACTCGGCGCCGCGCGGGCGAAGGCCGATTCGGCGCCTGTCGCGGGCCAGGACGGCGACGTCGTCGATGTCGCGATCGTCGGCGCCGGGCTGGCCGGCCTGACGGCCGCGCGCGACCTGCGCTACGCGGGCTGCGAATCCTTCGTCGTGCTGGAGGCGCGCGACCGCGTGGGCGGCCGCACGCTGAACTACGACGTCGGCGGCGGCTTCGTGACCGAAGTCGGCGGCCAGTGGATCGGCCCGGGCCAGACGGCGATCGCCGATCTCGCCCGCGAGCTGGAAGTCGGCACGTTCCCGAGCTACTACGCGGGCAAGACGGTGATCCTCGGCGGCGACGGGCGCGCCGAGATCGACCTGGCTGGCACCTTCGGCACCGACGAGGCCGTCGCGGCGAAGCTCGGCAAGTTGTCGCGCGACGTGCCGTCCGGTGCGCCGTGGACGTCGCCGAAGGTCGGCGAGCTCGACCGGCTGTCGGTCGGCGACTGGCTCGCGACACAGGGCATCAAGGCGGAAGACCGGATGGGCTGGAACGCATCGATCTCGCTGTCGGGCGGCGTCGCGCCGGCGAAGATGGGGCTGCTGCACTTCCTGTCGATGATCAACTCCGCCGATTGCGATTACGCGCAGCTCGACTCGATCAAGCACAGCGCACAGGAAACGCGGTTCGTCGGCGGCTCGCAGCGCCTGAGCATCCGGATGGCGCAGCAACTGGGCGACAAGGTGCGGCTGTCGTCGCCGGTGCGGCGGATCGTCGGCTGGGATCGCGACGTCGTCACGTTGCAGACCGATCGCGGCACGGTGCGCGCGAAAAAGGTCGTGATGGCGCTTCACCCGGCGCTGTGCCACCAGGTGCAGTTCGATCCGCCGTTGCCTGAAAGGCGCCACGCGCTGCAGCGCGCATGGCCGGCCCATTCGCCGGCGCGCAAGACGGCGATGGTCTATCGCCGCCCGTTCTGGCGCGACAAGGGCTTGAACGGCCACATCTTCCAGACCGACGGGCCGATCTTCTGGGCTTACGACAATTCGCCGCCGGGCGGCGAGATCGGCGTGATCAACGCATTCGTCCGGAATGCGCTGATGCCGTCGGATCCGCAGGCCGCGCAGCAGATGCACGTGGATCTCTATGCGCAGGCGTGGGGCGACGAAGCGCGTGCGCCGGTGTCGTACCACGATCGCGACTGGGGGCTCGCCGACCCGTGGACGATCACGTGCGTGTCGGCGATCCCGCCCGGCTTCTGGAGCGCGCACGGCGACGCGCTGCGCGCGCCGTGCGGCAACCTGATCTGGTCGGGCACCGAGACCGCGAACATCTGGGCCGGCTACATGGACGGCGCCGTGCGCGCCGGTCACCAAAGCGCGCTTCAGGCGCTCAATGCGCTGCGTCGTGCTTAG
- a CDS encoding c-type cytochrome, with protein MKKRMLLVAALVAIGALLALYGPTLLGFYRLQRHIDTAAQADDADGGPWPRVTDACMGCHGVKGTSLSQAYPSLAGQPAQYVAAQLRAFAGGQRTNPTMGPLAMTMSEAEITRVAGYYAKQAPLDNRYFKPNARLRTKGEQLVTGGACAACHGARLTGQAQFPRLAGQGYDYLLAQLDAFAMGSRSEATGTMQRVAQAMSADDRAAVATYLASLAPARQ; from the coding sequence ATGAAGAAACGCATGCTGCTCGTCGCGGCGCTCGTGGCGATCGGTGCATTGCTGGCGCTCTACGGCCCGACGCTGCTCGGCTTCTATCGCCTGCAGCGCCATATCGATACGGCCGCGCAAGCCGATGACGCCGACGGCGGCCCGTGGCCGCGCGTGACCGACGCGTGCATGGGCTGCCACGGCGTGAAGGGCACGTCGCTCAGCCAGGCGTATCCGAGCCTCGCCGGCCAGCCGGCGCAATACGTGGCCGCGCAGCTTCGCGCGTTTGCGGGCGGGCAACGCACGAACCCGACGATGGGCCCGCTCGCGATGACGATGAGCGAGGCCGAGATCACGCGTGTGGCCGGCTATTACGCGAAGCAGGCGCCGCTGGACAACCGCTATTTCAAGCCGAATGCACGACTGCGCACGAAAGGCGAGCAATTGGTAACGGGCGGCGCATGCGCGGCCTGCCACGGTGCGCGGTTGACGGGGCAGGCGCAGTTCCCGCGGCTGGCCGGGCAGGGTTACGACTATCTGCTCGCGCAGCTCGACGCGTTCGCGATGGGCTCGCGCAGCGAGGCGACCGGCACGATGCAGCGCGTCGCGCAGGCGATGTCGGCGGACGATCGGGCGGCGGTGGCGACCTATCTTGCGAGCCTCGCCCCCGCCAGGCAGTGA
- a CDS encoding TetR/AcrR family transcriptional regulator: MDRVRLTRAERRDATRERLIDAARAIFAEKGYAAASVEDIAAAAGHTRGAFYSNFRGKADALFELLQRDHGEAAAALQRIVGSHDPADDAQHAMLAYWRRGTTRSAARLMWLDAQLQAARDPRFRARFGALLRERQALAAACIDAYAARAGVSLPLSAPVLALGLTALCDGLQSCVAADARSMADALADAVLVGFVTHTVFDRVRG; the protein is encoded by the coding sequence ATGGACCGGGTTCGCCTGACCCGCGCCGAGCGGCGCGATGCGACGCGCGAACGCCTGATCGACGCCGCGCGCGCGATCTTCGCGGAGAAGGGGTATGCGGCCGCGAGCGTGGAAGACATTGCCGCGGCGGCCGGGCATACGCGTGGCGCGTTCTACTCGAACTTCCGCGGCAAGGCCGACGCGCTGTTCGAGCTGCTGCAGCGCGATCACGGCGAGGCTGCCGCGGCATTGCAGCGGATCGTCGGTTCGCATGACCCGGCCGACGACGCGCAGCACGCGATGCTCGCGTACTGGCGAAGGGGCACGACCCGCTCTGCAGCGCGCCTGATGTGGCTCGACGCGCAGCTCCAGGCAGCGCGCGATCCGCGGTTCCGCGCGCGCTTCGGCGCGTTGCTGCGCGAGCGGCAGGCGCTCGCGGCCGCGTGCATCGACGCGTATGCGGCGCGGGCCGGCGTGTCGCTGCCGTTGTCTGCGCCGGTGCTGGCGCTCGGCCTGACCGCGCTGTGCGACGGCTTGCAGTCGTGCGTCGCGGCCGACGCGCGAAGCATGGCCGACGCGCTGGCCGACGCGGTGCTGGTCGGCTTCGTCACGCACACGGTGTTCGACCGCGTGCGCGGATGA
- a CDS encoding phytanoyl-CoA dioxygenase family protein has protein sequence MDAMTRKAFFEDGAVLVEGVLDDEQLAQCRAVFDWGMENPGPMATTLLDGTEYKSHNDNANPYAKARLDALVGTLPFGQLFADLWGSKHVWYFAEELFMKAGGKSARSPWHQDTSYLPWQGMHFGNAWISFEHVPKRNALEIVRGSHHGVRHDGTTFQNADDPTDPLHGGDVWPRLPDIEAERRAAPDAYDILSWETKPGDVLLLHPGVLHGGGAVDADFPDRHTLVLRFFGDDAVFSPLPDESRSGFTPAGVLFVEELAALKAGDPFRAPCFRQLV, from the coding sequence ATGGATGCAATGACGCGCAAGGCGTTCTTCGAGGACGGAGCCGTGCTCGTGGAAGGGGTGCTCGACGACGAACAACTCGCGCAATGCCGCGCGGTGTTCGACTGGGGGATGGAGAACCCGGGGCCGATGGCGACGACGCTGCTCGACGGCACCGAATACAAGTCGCACAACGACAACGCGAACCCGTATGCGAAGGCGCGGCTCGACGCACTGGTCGGCACGCTGCCGTTCGGGCAGTTGTTCGCCGACCTGTGGGGCTCGAAGCACGTGTGGTACTTCGCCGAAGAGCTGTTCATGAAGGCCGGCGGCAAGAGCGCACGCTCGCCGTGGCACCAGGACACGTCGTACCTGCCGTGGCAGGGGATGCATTTCGGCAACGCGTGGATCAGCTTCGAGCACGTACCGAAGCGCAATGCGCTCGAGATCGTGCGCGGCTCGCATCACGGTGTGCGGCATGACGGCACGACGTTCCAGAACGCCGACGATCCGACCGACCCGTTGCATGGTGGCGACGTGTGGCCGCGCTTGCCGGACATCGAGGCCGAGCGCCGTGCGGCGCCGGATGCGTACGACATCCTGTCGTGGGAAACGAAACCGGGCGACGTGCTGCTGCTTCATCCGGGCGTGCTGCACGGCGGCGGCGCGGTCGACGCCGATTTCCCCGATCGCCACACGCTCGTGCTGCGCTTTTTCGGCGACGACGCGGTGTTCAGTCCGCTGCCGGACGAAAGCCGCTCGGGATTCACGCCGGCCGGCGTGCTGTTCGTCGAGGAACTCGCCGCGCTGAAGGCCGGCGATCCGTTCCGCGCGCCGTGTTTCCGTCAACTCGTCTGA
- a CDS encoding RidA family protein — protein sequence MTATPKRQSIVPAAFQPWYDAYHFSPATRVGDTIWVSGQVGLDAQMQPADGVQAQARIAFECLKTILEEAGASLADVVELTTFHTDLQRETEGFAAVKDVYFPDRYPSWTAVGVTQLALPGLCVEIRAVAVAGSGKG from the coding sequence ATGACAGCCACTCCGAAGCGGCAATCGATCGTGCCGGCAGCGTTCCAGCCGTGGTACGACGCGTACCACTTCTCGCCGGCGACGCGCGTCGGCGACACGATCTGGGTGTCGGGCCAGGTCGGCCTCGACGCGCAGATGCAACCGGCCGACGGCGTGCAGGCGCAGGCGCGGATCGCGTTCGAATGCCTGAAGACGATTCTCGAGGAAGCCGGCGCGAGTCTCGCTGACGTCGTCGAACTCACGACCTTCCATACGGATCTGCAACGCGAGACCGAAGGCTTCGCCGCGGTCAAGGACGTGTATTTCCCCGACCGTTACCCGTCGTGGACGGCGGTCGGCGTCACGCAACTGGCGCTGCCGGGGCTGTGCGTCGAGATTCGCGCGGTGGCAGTGGCCGGGTCCGGCAAGGGCTGA
- a CDS encoding DUF1329 domain-containing protein: MMKKHRFWTTSAIAAAACVAIGTAVAADDLTPAGADRSASKDGAVPAYAGKQSPDAGWEWGKVRGDFWKHRNEKPLYSIDAANVDKYADKLSPGQVALIKQKKGYRMDVYPSHRECQLPDAAEQNSKANLTAAKLDASGENLAAAALPGVPFPQPKSGIEAILNYEMRYRGEGVEWAQVVTSISPRPGSSEWIDAVGPQTFYFPSAKLGKTSPQDVDQLSAAVYFQMNSPAALAGQAFVQRQYFNKDSETYYYFPGQRRVRRMPAYTHDAPLIGFENQYLIDEANMINGSLDRFNWKLVGKKEMLVPYNAFGMYRFKSKLHDVATPDGLAAANRRYETHRVWVVEATLKPSARHVASKKVFYLDEDSWLALVGEDYDAQGKLWKVRESYPIPVWELGGTCDNEPLAQYDMINGRYVFDASSIGQGKDIRWFGQADDPRFKQDFYTAESLRSVSER, encoded by the coding sequence ATGATGAAGAAGCATCGTTTCTGGACCACGTCCGCGATCGCGGCCGCTGCATGTGTCGCGATCGGCACCGCCGTCGCGGCGGACGATCTGACGCCGGCCGGCGCCGACCGCTCGGCGAGCAAGGACGGCGCGGTGCCGGCTTATGCGGGCAAGCAGTCGCCCGACGCCGGCTGGGAGTGGGGCAAGGTGCGCGGCGATTTCTGGAAGCATCGCAACGAGAAGCCGCTCTACTCGATCGACGCGGCGAACGTCGACAAGTATGCGGACAAGCTGTCGCCCGGCCAGGTCGCGCTGATCAAGCAGAAGAAGGGCTACCGGATGGACGTCTATCCGTCCCATCGCGAATGCCAGTTGCCGGATGCCGCCGAGCAGAACTCGAAGGCGAACCTCACGGCCGCGAAGCTGGATGCGAGCGGCGAGAACCTCGCCGCGGCCGCGTTGCCCGGCGTACCGTTTCCGCAACCCAAAAGCGGCATCGAAGCGATCCTGAACTACGAGATGCGCTATCGCGGCGAAGGCGTCGAATGGGCGCAGGTCGTCACGAGCATTTCGCCGCGCCCCGGCAGCAGTGAATGGATCGACGCGGTCGGCCCGCAGACTTTCTACTTCCCGTCGGCCAAGCTCGGCAAGACGTCGCCGCAGGACGTCGACCAGTTGAGCGCCGCCGTCTACTTCCAGATGAACTCGCCGGCCGCGCTGGCCGGGCAGGCCTTCGTCCAGCGGCAGTACTTCAACAAGGACTCGGAGACCTACTACTACTTCCCGGGCCAGCGCCGCGTGCGACGCATGCCGGCCTATACGCACGACGCGCCGTTGATCGGCTTCGAGAACCAGTACCTGATCGACGAGGCCAACATGATCAACGGCTCGCTCGACCGGTTCAACTGGAAGCTGGTCGGCAAGAAGGAAATGCTCGTCCCGTACAACGCGTTCGGCATGTACCGGTTCAAGAGCAAGCTGCACGACGTCGCGACGCCCGACGGCCTCGCCGCGGCGAACCGTCGGTACGAGACGCACCGGGTGTGGGTCGTCGAGGCGACGCTGAAGCCGAGCGCGCGACACGTCGCGTCGAAGAAGGTGTTCTATCTCGACGAGGACAGCTGGCTTGCGCTCGTCGGCGAGGACTACGACGCGCAGGGCAAGCTGTGGAAGGTGCGGGAAAGCTACCCGATTCCGGTGTGGGAGCTCGGCGGCACCTGCGACAACGAACCGCTCGCGCAGTACGACATGATCAACGGCCGCTACGTGTTCGATGCGTCGTCGATCGGCCAGGGCAAGGACATTCGCTGGTTCGGTCAGGCCGACGATCCGCGCTTCAAGCAGGATTTCTACACGGCGGAATCGCTGCGCTCGGTCAGCGAACGTTGA
- a CDS encoding DUF1302 domain-containing protein, translated as MEPARLFRNTTISLAMAGAATSSAYAYDFTAGGGAVQGSWVTNLTAGAGIRTKNPSCSLTGDPNAFGCGAGANTNQWGYADDGDLNYRKGQPFSTYVSATSELLLKMPGEGLKFMVRGTGMYDFMARNTNRTPLSSTAAAQVVYNAQLLDLWAQKDFTIGGRNAHVRLGNQVINWGESMFAQSGINATNSIDAQKLLIPGSQLKQALLPAPMASFAADLSHGFSTEAYYQFQWNGNRYPPVGSYWSVTNGFGRGAEPFTINTNNLNVTGPSAGTIANAIGGPGAAGNQDTLNAIRNGLVNGAYAGPPFNDIGLPSTTTLPAKYRPQFGVKFNYSPRAFDANFAFYYLNYTDKSPVLASLANGTEQWSYLGRRQLFGVSANFGVGPWAIGTELSYRPRDAVALSGCYGAGGPLDLNTNGVAGVDCQQWVDKKKFQYDINGLLALTRSEYPFLKLLGADSAALTWELTWIYYPGLSSSGVTRTVGGQTVTQVPQTGYLPWLNNGSAAGYPIGMGQGTSSSVGATIDFNWTYDGSLIPGWQVTPGVTFSDGLYGYTPTFTANYMQGAKSLNVYVLFNQNPPNWQAGINFTAFWGGHNTVGQPYADRNFVGLFVTRNF; from the coding sequence ATGGAACCGGCACGGTTATTCAGGAATACTACGATATCGTTGGCGATGGCGGGCGCCGCGACGTCGAGCGCGTATGCGTACGATTTCACGGCGGGCGGCGGCGCCGTGCAGGGCTCGTGGGTGACGAACCTGACGGCGGGAGCCGGCATCCGGACCAAAAACCCGAGCTGCTCGCTCACCGGCGATCCGAACGCGTTCGGCTGCGGTGCGGGCGCGAACACGAACCAATGGGGCTACGCGGACGACGGCGACCTGAATTATCGCAAGGGCCAGCCGTTCAGCACCTACGTCAGCGCGACCAGCGAGCTGCTGCTGAAGATGCCGGGCGAAGGGTTGAAGTTCATGGTGCGCGGCACGGGCATGTACGACTTCATGGCCAGGAACACGAATCGCACGCCGTTGTCGAGCACGGCGGCCGCGCAGGTCGTCTACAACGCGCAACTGCTCGACCTGTGGGCGCAGAAGGATTTCACGATCGGCGGGCGCAACGCGCACGTGCGGCTCGGCAACCAGGTGATCAACTGGGGCGAGAGCATGTTCGCGCAAAGCGGCATCAACGCGACGAACTCGATCGATGCGCAGAAGCTGCTGATTCCCGGCTCGCAGCTCAAGCAGGCGCTGCTGCCCGCGCCGATGGCGAGCTTCGCGGCCGACCTCTCGCACGGGTTCAGTACCGAGGCGTATTACCAGTTCCAGTGGAACGGCAACCGCTATCCGCCGGTCGGGTCGTACTGGTCGGTGACGAACGGTTTCGGCCGCGGTGCGGAGCCGTTCACGATCAACACGAACAACCTGAACGTGACCGGGCCGAGTGCGGGCACGATCGCCAACGCGATCGGCGGACCGGGCGCGGCCGGCAACCAGGACACGCTCAACGCGATCAGGAACGGGCTCGTGAACGGCGCCTACGCCGGGCCGCCGTTCAACGACATCGGCCTGCCGAGCACGACGACCCTGCCGGCGAAATACCGGCCGCAGTTCGGCGTGAAGTTCAACTACTCGCCGCGCGCGTTCGACGCGAACTTCGCGTTCTACTACCTGAACTACACCGACAAGTCGCCGGTGCTCGCGTCGCTCGCGAACGGCACCGAGCAATGGTCGTATCTCGGCCGGCGCCAGTTGTTCGGCGTCAGCGCGAACTTCGGCGTCGGGCCGTGGGCGATCGGCACCGAATTGTCGTACCGGCCGCGCGATGCGGTCGCGCTGTCGGGGTGCTACGGCGCGGGCGGCCCGCTCGACCTGAACACGAACGGCGTGGCCGGCGTGGACTGCCAGCAATGGGTCGACAAGAAGAAGTTTCAGTACGACATCAACGGATTGCTCGCGCTCACGCGCAGCGAGTACCCGTTCCTGAAGCTGCTCGGCGCCGATTCGGCCGCGCTGACGTGGGAACTGACGTGGATCTACTACCCGGGGCTGAGCTCGAGCGGCGTCACGCGCACGGTTGGCGGGCAGACCGTCACGCAGGTGCCGCAGACCGGCTACCTGCCGTGGCTGAACAACGGGTCGGCGGCCGGCTATCCGATCGGGATGGGCCAGGGCACGTCGAGCTCGGTGGGCGCGACGATCGACTTCAACTGGACCTATGACGGATCGCTGATTCCAGGCTGGCAGGTCACGCCGGGCGTGACGTTCTCCGACGGCCTGTACGGCTACACGCCGACCTTCACCGCGAATTACATGCAGGGCGCGAAGTCGCTGAACGTCTACGTGCTGTTCAACCAGAACCCGCCGAACTGGCAGGCTGGCATCAACTTCACCGCGTTCTGGGGCGGCCACAACACGGTGGGCCAGCCTTATGCGGACCGTAATTTCGTCGGCTTGTTCGTCACGCGGAATTTCTGA